Proteins from one Catenuloplanes atrovinosus genomic window:
- a CDS encoding dioxygenase family protein, producing the protein MLPDRIRRRLLTSVLGRIDNRERIRRAAVLGPDRATAHQGNGPYYVPGSPHRRDIREDRAGVPLTLGIRVAATGTGAPLPGATVEIWHCDADGIYSGYQRYGADRFPALVSLTLRAFRPSDTARFLRGQQVTDGAGQVEFRTVVPGWYTPRTLHIHVRVSLAGKPLLGTELYFPDEFAARIQALPPYDRRGRGPYVNDHDIEIRLADGSPGSWPDVRPDPDGGHRADITLQIAR; encoded by the coding sequence GTGCTGCCCGACCGCATCCGCCGCCGCCTGCTCACCTCGGTGCTGGGCCGCATCGACAACCGGGAGCGCATCCGCCGCGCGGCCGTGCTCGGCCCGGACCGGGCCACGGCGCACCAGGGCAACGGCCCCTACTACGTGCCCGGGTCGCCGCACCGGCGTGACATCCGCGAGGACCGCGCGGGCGTGCCGCTCACGCTGGGCATCCGGGTGGCCGCGACCGGCACCGGCGCGCCGCTGCCCGGCGCGACCGTGGAGATCTGGCACTGCGACGCGGACGGGATCTACTCCGGATACCAGCGCTACGGCGCCGACCGGTTCCCCGCGCTGGTCTCGCTGACGCTGCGCGCCTTCCGACCCTCGGACACGGCCCGGTTCCTGCGCGGGCAGCAGGTCACCGACGGTGCCGGGCAGGTCGAGTTCCGCACCGTCGTGCCGGGTTGGTACACGCCCCGCACGCTGCACATCCACGTCCGGGTCAGCCTCGCCGGGAAGCCGCTGCTCGGCACGGAGCTGTACTTCCCCGACGAGTTCGCCGCGCGGATCCAGGCGCTGCCGCCGTACGACCGGCGCGGGCGCGGACCGTACGTCAACGACCACGACATCGAGATCCGGCTGGCCGACGGCTCACCGGGGAGCTGGCCGGACGTGCGCCCGGACCCCGACGGCGGCCACCGCGCCGACATCACCCTCCAGATCGCCCGCTGA
- a CDS encoding ABC transporter ATP-binding protein, with protein sequence MEAIKVSGLRKSYGKLDVLKGVDLAVAPGSIFALLGSNGAGKTTVVRILATLLRADGGRASVHGFDVASEPGRVRRSVSLTGQFAAVDEILTGRENLIMIGKLRRVRDPRAVADDLLARFSLTDAGGRPVATYSGGMRRRLDIAMSLIGDPPVIFLDEPTTGLDPEARIEVWKEIQKLAGGGTTVFLTTQYLEEAEKLADRIAILHQGTIIVEGTLAELRKLLPPTQAEYVERQPTLEEIFLAIVGRDKEKAA encoded by the coding sequence ATGGAAGCGATCAAGGTCAGCGGACTGCGCAAGTCCTACGGAAAGCTCGACGTGCTCAAGGGCGTCGACCTGGCGGTGGCCCCGGGCAGCATCTTCGCGCTGCTCGGCTCCAACGGCGCGGGCAAGACCACCGTCGTGCGGATTCTCGCCACGCTGCTGCGGGCGGACGGCGGCAGGGCCAGCGTGCACGGGTTCGACGTGGCGTCCGAGCCGGGCCGGGTCCGCCGCTCGGTCAGCCTGACCGGCCAGTTCGCCGCGGTCGACGAGATCCTCACCGGCCGGGAGAACCTCATCATGATCGGCAAGCTGCGGCGGGTCCGCGACCCCCGCGCGGTCGCGGACGACCTGCTCGCCCGGTTCAGCCTCACCGACGCGGGCGGCCGGCCGGTCGCCACGTACTCCGGCGGCATGCGGCGCCGCCTCGACATCGCGATGAGCCTGATCGGCGACCCGCCGGTCATCTTCCTCGACGAGCCGACCACCGGCCTCGACCCGGAGGCGCGCATCGAGGTGTGGAAGGAGATCCAGAAGCTGGCCGGCGGCGGCACCACGGTCTTCCTCACCACGCAGTACCTGGAGGAGGCCGAGAAGCTGGCCGACCGGATCGCGATCCTTCACCAGGGCACCATCATCGTCGAAGGCACCCTGGCCGAGCTGCGGAAACTGCTTCCGCCCACGCAGGCCGAGTACGTCGAACGGCAGCCCACGCTGGAGGAGATCTTCCTGGCGATCGTCGGACGCGACAAGGAGAAGGCGGCATGA
- a CDS encoding zinc-dependent alcohol dehydrogenase → MRDRNLIVSKPGHLEIVEEEVTPGPFRVRTLFSGVSAGTELSFVKNTNPALHHGFDTDLGLFGGPADDAFPVTRLGYMEVGVVTESDTPAVTTGTTVAMTYGHRTGWTGDPLRDRIVPLPADLDPMLGIYAAHMGPICANGLLHAAAARFGPAVRGLDDGVAGLRVAVTGAGVVGLLTALFARAHGAASVIVLDPSPERRAIAESLGLETLDTEGADPAVTLKTRWRHWPGDRGADVVFQCRGQASALQLALRLLRPQGTVIDLAFYQGGADAVRLGEEFHHNGLSLVCAQIGRVPRALAGSWDRERLSAATVDLLRRDGDAIRRHLITAVVPFDEAPALLDDLAARRRHEVQSVLSF, encoded by the coding sequence ATGCGTGACCGCAACCTGATCGTCAGCAAGCCCGGCCACCTGGAGATCGTCGAGGAGGAGGTGACGCCCGGCCCGTTCCGGGTGCGCACGCTGTTCAGCGGCGTCTCCGCCGGCACCGAGCTGAGCTTCGTCAAGAACACCAACCCCGCGCTGCACCACGGCTTCGACACCGACCTCGGCCTGTTCGGCGGGCCGGCGGACGACGCGTTCCCGGTCACCCGGCTCGGCTACATGGAGGTCGGCGTCGTCACCGAGAGCGATACGCCCGCGGTCACCACCGGCACCACCGTGGCCATGACGTACGGCCACCGCACCGGCTGGACCGGCGACCCGCTGCGCGACCGGATCGTGCCGCTGCCCGCCGACCTCGACCCGATGCTCGGCATCTACGCCGCCCACATGGGTCCGATCTGCGCGAACGGCCTGCTGCACGCGGCCGCCGCGCGGTTCGGCCCGGCCGTGCGCGGCCTGGACGACGGCGTCGCCGGCCTGCGCGTGGCGGTCACCGGCGCCGGCGTGGTGGGCCTGCTCACCGCGCTGTTCGCCCGCGCGCACGGCGCCGCCTCGGTGATCGTGCTCGACCCGTCGCCGGAGCGCCGCGCGATCGCCGAGTCGCTCGGCCTGGAGACGCTGGACACCGAGGGCGCCGACCCTGCGGTCACGCTGAAGACCCGGTGGCGGCACTGGCCCGGCGACCGCGGCGCGGACGTGGTGTTCCAGTGCCGGGGCCAGGCCTCCGCGCTCCAGCTCGCGCTGCGGCTGCTGCGCCCGCAGGGCACGGTCATCGACCTGGCGTTCTACCAGGGCGGCGCGGACGCGGTACGGCTCGGCGAGGAGTTCCACCACAACGGGCTGAGCCTGGTCTGCGCGCAGATCGGCCGGGTGCCGCGCGCGCTGGCCGGCTCCTGGGACCGCGAACGGCTCTCCGCCGCCACCGTGGACCTGCTCCGCCGCGACGGCGACGCGATCCGCCGGCACCTGATCACCGCGGTCGTCCCGTTCGACGAGGCCCCCGCACTGCTGGACGACCTGGCCGCCCGCCGCCGCCACGAGGTCCAGTCCGTCCTGTCCTTCTGA
- a CDS encoding SDR family NAD(P)-dependent oxidoreductase, translated as MTTRTAVITGAAGGLGRATVRRLLDAGLQVIAVTRDGASLPSTRTLHADLTDRDAVRALAARLHDTAGRVDVLINNAGAAFARYAATPDGTERTHALNHLAPFLLTRLLLDGGTLAPGARVINISSDLVGRGRLDAAHPDVTGASWRDRYAQIPAYGTAKLLNLMATTALAARLPDGMTAYSANPGLLRTGFNARSGGALAVAAAVGGLFATAPDRAAAWPVALATAPVAPAAGLYVKGRPAAPPKPARDPDAVTAVYEHTARALGLP; from the coding sequence GTGACCACACGTACCGCCGTCATCACCGGCGCGGCCGGCGGCCTCGGCCGCGCCACCGTCCGGCGGCTGCTCGACGCCGGCCTGCAGGTCATCGCCGTCACCCGCGACGGGGCGAGCCTTCCGTCGACTCGCACGCTGCACGCGGACCTCACCGACCGGGACGCGGTCCGCGCGCTCGCCGCCCGGCTGCACGACACCGCCGGCCGCGTCGACGTGCTGATCAACAACGCCGGCGCCGCGTTCGCCCGGTACGCGGCCACGCCCGACGGCACCGAGCGCACCCACGCGCTCAACCACCTGGCGCCGTTCCTGCTGACCCGGCTGCTGCTGGACGGCGGCACGCTCGCGCCCGGCGCCCGCGTCATCAACATCTCCAGCGACCTGGTCGGCCGCGGCCGCCTGGACGCCGCCCACCCGGACGTCACCGGCGCCTCCTGGCGGGACAGATACGCGCAGATCCCCGCGTACGGCACCGCCAAGCTGCTCAATCTGATGGCGACCACCGCGCTCGCGGCCCGGCTCCCGGACGGCATGACCGCCTACAGCGCCAACCCCGGGCTGCTGCGCACCGGCTTCAACGCCCGGTCCGGCGGCGCGCTCGCGGTCGCCGCGGCCGTCGGCGGCCTCTTCGCCACCGCGCCGGACCGCGCCGCGGCCTGGCCGGTCGCGCTGGCCACCGCCCCGGTCGCGCCCGCCGCCGGCCTCTACGTCAAGGGCCGGCCGGCCGCCCCGCCGAAGCCGGCCCGCGACCCGGACGCGGTCACCGCGGTCTACGAGCACACCGCACGCGCGCTCGGACTCCCTTGA
- a CDS encoding pentapeptide repeat-containing protein, which translates to MTDRINEYVNGVFAPYEGAKSVAELKQDLLADLHERFHELRAEGKDDQTALELTIDSIGDIEQTVREVSNLSRVLERQTVTRFDATDLRGGDFAGVTTRNGRFDGSALRGADFSRADLTGSSFKGSDVADANFDGADLTGVTMTGIELARATFRGATLVHTDFSGSGLNGVVIADTALIDVKFRSTDVRHVVFERCTFTGVDFSYSDLRRLDFGGTALTSVTFDRAGLEGVSFRGAVLRDVSFRAWARKYRNALRTVDFDGARMDKLTYAGLKALGVEPANVIVE; encoded by the coding sequence ATGACCGATCGGATCAACGAATACGTCAACGGTGTCTTCGCACCGTACGAGGGCGCGAAGAGCGTCGCCGAGCTGAAGCAGGACCTCCTCGCGGACCTGCACGAGCGCTTCCACGAGCTGCGCGCGGAGGGCAAGGACGACCAGACCGCGCTGGAGCTGACCATCGACAGCATCGGCGACATCGAGCAGACCGTGCGCGAGGTCTCCAACCTCTCCCGGGTGCTCGAACGGCAGACCGTCACCCGCTTCGACGCCACCGACCTGCGCGGCGGCGACTTCGCGGGCGTCACCACGCGCAACGGCCGGTTCGACGGCAGCGCGCTGCGCGGCGCCGACTTCTCCCGGGCCGACCTGACCGGCAGCTCGTTCAAGGGCAGCGACGTCGCCGACGCGAACTTCGACGGCGCCGACCTGACCGGCGTCACCATGACCGGGATCGAGCTGGCCCGCGCCACGTTCCGCGGCGCGACGCTGGTGCACACCGACTTCAGCGGCTCCGGCCTCAACGGCGTGGTCATCGCGGACACCGCGCTGATCGACGTCAAGTTCCGGTCCACCGACGTGCGGCACGTGGTCTTCGAGCGCTGCACCTTCACCGGCGTCGACTTCTCCTACTCCGACCTGCGCCGGCTGGACTTCGGCGGCACCGCGCTGACCAGCGTGACGTTCGACCGGGCCGGGCTGGAGGGCGTCTCGTTCCGCGGCGCGGTGCTGCGCGACGTCTCGTTCCGGGCCTGGGCCCGCAAGTACCGCAACGCGCTGCGCACCGTCGACTTCGACGGCGCGCGGATGGACAAGCTCACCTACGCCGGCCTCAAGGCCCTCGGGGTCGAGCCCGCCAACGTGATCGTCGAGTAG
- a CDS encoding glycosyltransferase yields MRVLMNAGPWLPVPPNGYGGIENVVATLVPELRALGIEVVLATVGESTLAADERVHAFDTGRFEMLQRPYNQACGVVPAHLAAVLRRVAAGDIDLVHDHVEAAGLTMLAALGSGGPPGLHTLHWDLRKHPELYGTFDGGSRVRVNGVSADQLTHAPEALRAHAIGHVHLATPLAVGADSRDKHDKHGYAVVLGRINPGKGQDLAAQLAHRHGFDLVLAGPVGPYHSPEALAGADPQNPDVRFWHEHVAPHVDGVRVRWVGTVAGRDRDELVAGARAALFPLRWNEPGGTAVVESLALGTPVVGIARGCLPELIEHGRTGLLTSDEDELGELMHAVGGLVEAECRAEAARRFTPAVMAAGYAELYQRLLTPAA; encoded by the coding sequence ATGAGGGTGCTGATGAACGCGGGGCCGTGGCTGCCGGTGCCGCCGAACGGCTACGGCGGCATCGAGAACGTGGTGGCCACCCTCGTGCCGGAGCTGCGCGCGCTGGGCATCGAGGTGGTGCTGGCCACGGTGGGGGAGAGCACGCTCGCGGCCGACGAGCGGGTGCACGCGTTCGACACCGGCCGGTTCGAGATGCTCCAGCGGCCGTACAACCAGGCCTGCGGCGTCGTACCGGCGCACCTGGCCGCGGTGCTGCGGCGCGTCGCGGCCGGCGACATCGACCTGGTGCACGACCACGTGGAGGCGGCCGGGCTGACCATGCTGGCCGCGCTGGGCAGCGGCGGGCCGCCCGGGCTCCACACGCTCCACTGGGACCTGCGCAAGCACCCGGAGCTCTACGGCACGTTCGACGGTGGCTCCCGGGTGCGGGTCAACGGCGTCTCCGCCGACCAGCTCACCCACGCGCCGGAGGCGCTGCGCGCGCACGCGATCGGGCACGTGCACCTGGCCACGCCGCTGGCGGTCGGCGCGGACAGCCGGGACAAGCACGACAAGCACGGGTACGCGGTGGTGCTGGGCCGGATCAACCCGGGCAAGGGCCAGGACCTGGCGGCGCAACTGGCCCACCGGCACGGCTTCGACCTGGTGCTGGCCGGGCCGGTCGGGCCGTACCACTCGCCGGAGGCGCTGGCCGGCGCCGACCCGCAGAACCCGGACGTGCGGTTCTGGCACGAGCACGTCGCCCCGCACGTCGACGGCGTGCGCGTCCGCTGGGTCGGCACGGTCGCCGGCCGGGACCGGGACGAACTGGTCGCCGGCGCCCGCGCCGCGCTTTTCCCACTGCGCTGGAACGAGCCGGGCGGCACCGCGGTGGTCGAGTCGCTCGCGCTCGGCACGCCCGTGGTCGGCATCGCCCGCGGCTGCCTGCCGGAGCTGATCGAGCACGGGCGTACCGGTCTGCTGACCTCGGACGAGGACGAACTGGGCGAGCTGATGCACGCGGTGGGCGGGCTGGTCGAGGCGGAGTGCCGGGCCGAGGCCGCGCGCCGCTTCACCCCGGCCGTGATGGCCGCCGGCTACGCCGAGCTGTACCAACGGCTGCTGACGCCGGCGGCCTGA
- a CDS encoding ArsR/SmtB family transcription factor, which yields MDDDEDVFKALADPTRRKILDELAERDGQTLFEICARLTMKYQLGSSRQAISQHLEVLAAAGLVTSRRDGRYKFHYIDTAPLDHLTDRWRRRDPEET from the coding sequence GTGGACGACGATGAGGACGTCTTCAAGGCCCTGGCCGACCCGACCCGCCGCAAGATCCTCGACGAGCTGGCGGAGCGGGACGGCCAGACCCTGTTCGAGATCTGCGCGCGGCTGACCATGAAATACCAGCTCGGCTCGTCCCGGCAGGCGATCTCCCAGCACCTCGAGGTGCTGGCCGCCGCCGGCCTCGTCACCAGCCGCCGCGACGGCCGTTACAAGTTCCACTACATCGACACCGCGCCGCTGGACCACCTCACCGACCGGTGGCGCCGCCGCGACCCCGAGGAGACCTAG
- a CDS encoding PadR family transcriptional regulator, whose translation MGTSKVTSDLLRGNTDTMILRLLTESDRYGYEIVKLIAERSQGEYELKEATMYSSVRRLEADGDITWYWGDESQGGRRKYFRITDKGRDTYARNKANWEYAKRVLDTLM comes from the coding sequence ATGGGGACGAGCAAGGTCACGTCGGATCTGCTCCGCGGCAACACCGACACGATGATCTTGCGGCTGTTGACGGAGTCGGACCGCTACGGCTACGAGATCGTCAAGTTGATCGCCGAGCGCTCCCAGGGTGAGTACGAACTCAAGGAAGCCACGATGTACTCCAGCGTGCGGCGCCTGGAGGCCGACGGCGACATCACGTGGTACTGGGGCGACGAGTCGCAGGGCGGCCGGCGCAAGTACTTCCGGATCACGGACAAGGGCAGGGACACCTACGCCCGCAACAAGGCCAATTGGGAGTACGCGAAGCGCGTGCTCGACACATTGATGTGA
- a CDS encoding PucR family transcriptional regulator produces MTSASEPPAWLADGVAALLAGPAGGDGAGRALGARAADAGLPLPELVERVLRASADHWRAGAGPDGEAAAALLDTTRALLAGVLDGYTGQNRAELRRYDHDRTAFVNDLLTGRADPGALAERAGRYGIRLSATHVVLIARAPGLTPQVVHRVDAALAARFGEGNTLTTPRGGDLVCISAGGLRGIAAELAHLLLGELGADGWQIAVGRAHPGLPGLARSLEEARGALDHAARLGFTTAVLHAADLLVFPVLLRDRDAITDLVDTVLGPLVSARGGARPYLDTLTVLFDNQGNYTATARQLHLSVRAVTYRLDRIQALTGYHPGEPTQRFTLHAAVLGARLLGWPA; encoded by the coding sequence GTGACCTCGGCGTCTGAGCCTCCGGCCTGGCTCGCCGACGGCGTCGCGGCGCTGCTGGCGGGCCCGGCCGGCGGGGACGGTGCCGGGCGGGCGCTGGGGGCGCGCGCGGCCGACGCCGGGCTGCCGCTGCCCGAGCTGGTCGAGCGCGTGCTGCGCGCGTCCGCCGACCACTGGCGGGCCGGCGCCGGGCCGGACGGCGAGGCCGCCGCCGCGCTGCTGGACACCACGCGGGCGCTGCTGGCCGGCGTGCTGGACGGCTACACCGGCCAGAACCGGGCGGAGCTGCGCCGGTACGACCACGACCGCACCGCGTTCGTCAACGATCTGCTGACCGGCCGCGCCGACCCGGGCGCGCTGGCCGAGCGCGCCGGCCGCTACGGCATCCGCCTCTCCGCCACGCACGTGGTGCTGATCGCCCGCGCGCCCGGCCTCACGCCGCAGGTGGTGCACCGGGTGGACGCCGCGCTGGCCGCCCGGTTCGGCGAGGGCAACACGCTGACCACGCCGCGCGGCGGCGACCTGGTCTGCATCAGCGCGGGCGGGCTGCGCGGCATCGCGGCCGAACTGGCCCACCTGCTGCTCGGCGAGCTGGGCGCGGACGGCTGGCAGATCGCGGTCGGGCGGGCGCACCCGGGCCTGCCGGGGCTGGCCCGCTCGCTGGAGGAGGCGCGCGGCGCGCTGGACCACGCGGCCCGGCTCGGCTTCACCACGGCCGTGCTGCACGCGGCCGACCTGCTCGTCTTCCCGGTGCTGCTGCGCGACCGGGACGCGATCACCGACCTGGTCGACACGGTGCTCGGCCCGCTGGTGAGCGCGCGCGGCGGCGCCCGGCCGTACCTGGACACGCTCACCGTGCTCTTCGACAACCAGGGCAACTACACCGCCACGGCGCGGCAGTTGCACCTGTCCGTGCGCGCGGTCACCTACCGCCTGGACCGCATCCAGGCGCTCACCGGCTACCACCCCGGCGAGCCCACGCAGCGGTTCACGCTGCACGCGGCCGTGCTCGGCGCGCGGTTGCTCGGCTGGCCGGCCTGA
- a CDS encoding MarR family winged helix-turn-helix transcriptional regulator, producing MDGESLTYELLRLVHAMDGATNAAIDDVLAELRLTHALADALWHLDPAAPAPTMRGMAATLRCDPSTVTFLADRLAQLGYATREPDPGDRRTKVLHLTEDGRAARRRLVAAATTRTPIARLGEAEQRRLHALLTTAMRRE from the coding sequence ATGGACGGGGAGTCGCTGACCTACGAGCTGTTGCGCCTGGTGCACGCGATGGACGGCGCCACCAACGCGGCGATCGACGACGTGCTGGCCGAGCTGCGGCTGACTCACGCGCTGGCCGACGCGCTCTGGCACCTCGACCCGGCCGCGCCGGCGCCGACCATGCGCGGGATGGCGGCCACGCTGCGCTGCGACCCGTCCACGGTGACGTTCCTGGCCGACCGGCTGGCGCAGCTCGGATACGCGACCCGGGAGCCGGACCCGGGCGACCGGCGCACCAAGGTGCTGCACCTGACCGAGGACGGCCGGGCCGCGCGACGGCGGCTGGTGGCGGCCGCGACCACCCGGACGCCGATCGCCCGGCTCGGCGAGGCCGAGCAGCGGCGGCTGCACGCGCTGCTCACGACGGCGATGCGGCGGGAATGA
- a CDS encoding ABC transporter permease: MTTHVLGDTTVMLGRSMRHITRSADTIITVTIMPIAFLLLFRYVFGGAIQTGTDNYVNYLMPGILLIAIASGISYTAYRLFTDMQSGIFERFHSMPIARSSVLWGHVLTSLVSNGISALVILLAGLVMGFRSPAGPLAWLAVAGILALFTLALTWVAVIAGLLATSTDGATAFSYPLIFLPFVSSAFVPTGTMPGPVRAFAEHQPVTSIVDTLRALLDRQPVGDDIWTALAWCAAVLAVAYLGAMAAYRRKIS; the protein is encoded by the coding sequence ATGACCACCCACGTCCTCGGCGACACCACCGTGATGCTCGGCCGCTCGATGCGGCACATCACGCGCAGCGCCGACACCATCATCACCGTCACGATCATGCCGATCGCGTTCCTGCTGCTGTTTCGGTACGTCTTCGGCGGCGCGATCCAGACCGGCACGGACAACTACGTCAACTACCTGATGCCCGGCATCCTGCTCATCGCGATCGCCAGCGGCATCTCCTACACCGCCTACCGGCTGTTCACGGACATGCAGAGCGGCATCTTCGAGCGGTTCCACTCGATGCCGATCGCCCGCTCCTCCGTCCTCTGGGGACACGTGCTGACCTCGCTGGTCTCCAACGGCATCTCCGCGCTGGTCATCCTGCTGGCCGGGCTGGTGATGGGCTTCCGGTCGCCGGCCGGCCCGCTCGCCTGGCTCGCGGTCGCCGGCATCCTGGCGCTGTTCACGCTGGCGCTGACCTGGGTCGCGGTGATCGCCGGGCTGCTGGCCACCTCGACGGACGGCGCGACCGCGTTCTCCTACCCGCTGATCTTCCTGCCGTTCGTCAGCTCCGCGTTCGTGCCGACCGGCACCATGCCCGGCCCGGTGCGCGCGTTCGCCGAGCACCAGCCGGTCACCTCGATCGTGGACACGCTCCGGGCGCTGCTGGACCGGCAGCCGGTCGGCGACGACATCTGGACCGCGCTCGCCTGGTGCGCCGCGGTGCTGGCGGTCGCCTACCTGGGCGCGATGGCCGCGTACCGCCGGAAGATCTCCTGA
- a CDS encoding Gfo/Idh/MocA family protein, giving the protein MGLVGAGGVAQRHARVLSSLPDVQVTAVTDVVAEAATALADPYGARVLPDVAAVIDSGVDAVYVCVPPFAHGPAERAVVEAGLPLFVEKPISLDISTAQEITDLVAERKILTAVGHHWRYLAVVEQARDLLAGRDIRLVSGAWLDKVPPVAWWPLLGKSGGPIVEQAAHVLDLARHLVGEVTEVTAAGNGTPPAEGADIDGATAAVLRFAGGAVGTLSATCVLGWKERAGLEIYADGLALHVSETGLTVRDADGTRTVDSDPETARVAVDRAFIAAVRGEADDVRVPYPEAQRTHALALAVAESAATGKTVVTAHA; this is encoded by the coding sequence GTGGGACTGGTCGGTGCGGGTGGCGTGGCGCAGCGCCATGCGAGAGTGTTGTCGAGTCTGCCGGATGTGCAGGTCACGGCCGTGACCGACGTGGTCGCGGAGGCCGCCACGGCGCTCGCCGATCCCTATGGCGCGCGCGTGCTGCCGGACGTGGCCGCCGTGATCGACAGCGGCGTCGACGCGGTCTACGTGTGCGTTCCGCCGTTCGCGCACGGGCCCGCGGAGCGCGCCGTGGTGGAGGCCGGATTGCCACTCTTCGTGGAGAAACCCATTTCGCTGGATATCAGCACGGCCCAGGAGATCACGGACTTGGTCGCCGAGCGGAAGATCCTTACCGCGGTCGGTCACCACTGGCGCTACCTCGCGGTGGTCGAGCAGGCCCGCGACCTGTTGGCGGGCCGGGACATCCGGCTGGTCTCCGGCGCCTGGCTGGACAAGGTGCCGCCGGTCGCCTGGTGGCCGCTGCTCGGCAAGTCCGGCGGCCCGATCGTCGAGCAGGCCGCGCACGTGCTCGACCTGGCGCGCCACCTGGTCGGCGAGGTCACCGAGGTGACCGCGGCCGGCAACGGCACTCCCCCGGCCGAGGGCGCGGACATCGACGGCGCGACCGCGGCCGTGCTGCGCTTCGCCGGCGGCGCGGTCGGCACGCTGTCCGCGACCTGCGTGCTCGGCTGGAAGGAGCGCGCCGGCCTGGAGATCTACGCCGACGGCCTGGCGCTGCACGTCTCCGAGACCGGCCTGACCGTACGCGACGCGGACGGCACCCGCACGGTCGACAGCGACCCGGAGACCGCTCGGGTCGCGGTGGACCGCGCGTTCATCGCGGCCGTGCGCGGTGAGGCGGACGACGTGCGCGTGCCCTACCCGGAGGCGCAGCGCACGCACGCGCTGGCGCTCGCGGTCGCCGAGTCGGCCGCCACCGGCAAGACGGTGGTGACCGCGCATGCGTGA
- a CDS encoding glucosyl-3-phosphoglycerate synthase, with amino-acid sequence MTHAVSPVLEAWASSRTFTYTEWTAAELARSKGDTRVSVVIPARNEQATIGAIVATIRDALMDEISLVDEIVVVDSRSTDDTAMLARAAGARVVSQDDVTRGLPRMEGKGDALWAGLAASDGDVVAFVDGDLEDFSAHFVTGLLGPLLTDASVDYVKGFYHRPLNRATGVEPDGGGRVTELAARPLINLFWPELAGVVQPLAGEYAGRRAVLERIPFVSGYGVEIAMLIDLLHEVGLDALAQVDLGVRHHRHQSTEALGRMSAQIMVTAWSRLHRAGMVTDALPPSTLMTQFRRGASGGLPRLDREIVTTEIGVTERPPLVSLPSVARPVRTRRAAVAG; translated from the coding sequence ATGACGCACGCTGTCTCTCCCGTCCTCGAGGCTTGGGCCTCGTCGCGCACGTTCACCTACACCGAGTGGACCGCCGCGGAGCTCGCGCGGTCGAAGGGGGACACACGCGTCAGCGTGGTCATCCCCGCCCGCAACGAGCAGGCGACCATCGGCGCCATCGTGGCCACGATCCGCGACGCGCTGATGGACGAGATATCGCTGGTCGACGAGATCGTCGTCGTCGACTCGCGTTCCACCGACGACACCGCGATGCTGGCCCGCGCGGCCGGCGCGCGCGTGGTCAGCCAGGACGACGTGACCCGCGGCCTGCCCCGGATGGAGGGCAAGGGCGACGCGCTGTGGGCCGGGCTGGCGGCCAGCGACGGCGACGTGGTCGCGTTCGTCGACGGCGACCTGGAGGACTTCTCCGCGCACTTCGTGACCGGGCTGCTCGGCCCGCTGCTGACCGACGCGTCGGTCGACTACGTCAAGGGTTTCTACCACCGGCCGCTCAACCGGGCCACCGGCGTCGAGCCGGACGGCGGCGGCCGGGTCACCGAGCTGGCCGCGCGCCCGCTGATCAACCTCTTCTGGCCGGAGCTGGCCGGCGTCGTCCAGCCGCTGGCCGGCGAGTACGCGGGCCGTCGCGCCGTGCTGGAGCGGATCCCGTTCGTGTCCGGCTACGGCGTCGAGATCGCCATGCTGATCGACCTGCTCCACGAGGTCGGCCTGGACGCGCTGGCCCAGGTCGACCTGGGCGTGCGGCACCACCGGCACCAGAGCACGGAGGCGCTCGGCCGGATGTCCGCGCAGATCATGGTCACCGCGTGGTCCCGGCTGCACCGCGCCGGCATGGTCACCGACGCGCTGCCGCCGTCCACGCTGATGACGCAGTTCCGCCGCGGCGCCAGCGGTGGCCTGCCGCGCCTGGACCGGGAGATCGTGACCACCGAGATCGGCGTGACCGAGCGCCCGCCGCTGGTCTCGCTGCCGTCCGTGGCCCGCCCGGTCCGCACGCGACGGGCGGCGGTGGCCGGATGA